Proteins from a single region of Oncorhynchus keta strain PuntledgeMale-10-30-2019 chromosome 20, Oket_V2, whole genome shotgun sequence:
- the LOC118399189 gene encoding trypsin-3-like, producing MKALILLALLGAVFAAPVDERDEKVVGGYECPAHSVPYQVSLNAGYHFCGGSLISSQWVVSAAHCHKSRIQVRLGEHNIEQNEVTEQWIDSAKLIKHPNYDSYTLDNDIMLIKLSKPATLNSYVQTVALPSRCPQADENCLVSGWGNTIPNGNSFPTKLQCLRQPIIDHRICENAYPHLFTENMVCSGFMHGGASSCQGDSGGPLVCNGQLQGVVSWGYECAQEGHPSVYARVCRYNNWISDIMSSN from the exons ATGAAAGCCCTGATTCTTCTGGCTTTACTCGGAGCAGTAT TTGCTGCCCCGGTGGACGAGAGGGATGAGAAGGTTGTCGGAGGGTATGAGTGCCCTGCCCACTCCGTGCCCTACCAAGTGTCTCTGAACGCTGGCTACCACTTCTGCGGTGGCTCCCTGATCTCCAGCCAGTGGGTGGTGTCTGCTGCCCACTGCCACAAGTC TCGTATCCAGGTGCGTCTGGGTGAGCACAACATCGAGCAGAACGAGGTCACTGAGCAGTGGATCGACTCCGCCAAGCTAATCAAGCACCCCAACTATGACAGTTACACCCTGGACAACGACATCATGCTGATCAAGCTGAGCAAGCCTGCCACCCTCAACAG CTACGTCCAGACTGTGGCCCTGCCCTCCCGCTGCCCCCAGGCCGACGAGAACTGCCTGGTGTCCGGCTGGGGCAACACCATCCCCAATGGAA ACAGCTTTCCTACTAAACTCCAGTGCCTGAGGCAGCCCATCATCGATCACAGAATCTGCGAGAATGCTTACCCCCATCTGTTCACAGAGAACATGGTATGCTCTGGATTCATGCACGGAGGAGCCAGCAGCTGTCAG gGGGATTCCGGTGGACCCCTGGTGTGTAATGGTCAGCTGCAGGGTGTGGTGTCCTGGGGTTACGAGTGTGCCCAGGAGGGACACCCCAGTGTCTATGCCCGCGTTTGCCGATACAACAACTGGATCAGCGATATCATGAGCAGCaactaa